The Streptomyces sp. NBC_00454 DNA segment CCGGAGTCCGCGAGTTCGTTCGTCATCCCCAACCTCGACCTCTTCGTGAAGCTGTGCCACCACCTGAGCCCCTACGTGAAGGGCTGACCTGGCCGCCGTGGAACAGCTGACGGGGCAGGACCCCACACACATCGGCCCCTACCGTCTGATCGCCCGCCTGGGGGAGGGCGGCATGGGCCTCGTCTATCTGGGGCGGTCCGATCTCGGCCGCACGGTCGCGGTGAAGGTCGTGCAGGCGGAGCATGCCCAGCATCCCGAATTCCGCAGGCGGTTCACCCGCGAGGTTGCCGCTGCCCGGCGGGTGGGCGGCAACTGGACTGCCGCCGTCCTGGATGCTGATACCGAGGCGGCCGTGCCCTGGGTCGCCACCCAGTACATCCCGGGCCCCGACTTGACCACCGTGGTCGGCAAGGACTTCGGGCCGCTGCCCGAGCACTCGGTCCACATCCTCGCCAACCGCCTCGCCCTCGCCCTGCAGGCCGTGCACGAGGCGGGGCTGATCCACCGCGACCTCAAGCCGTCCAATGTCCTCGTCACCGTGGACGGGCCCCGTGTCATCGACTTCGGTATCGCGCGGGCACTCGACAGTATCGGCGGGGACAGCCTTCTCACCCGCACCGGCATGCTGATCGGCTCGCCCGGCTTCATGTCCCCGGAGCAGGTCAGGGGGCATGAACTCACCGCCGCCAACGACATGTTCTGCCTCGGTGCGGTCCTCGTCTACGCCGCCACCGGCCGCCTCCTCTTCGGCGCCACGGACACCGGTCTCAATGCCCACCTCTTCCGGATCGCCGAGGAGGAGGCGGACCTGACCGGCGTACCGGACTCGCTCGTCGATCTCGTAAGCGAGTGCCTGGCCAAGGATCCGGCGTTGCGGCCCACACCCGCCCAGGTGGTCGAGCGCACGGTGACGCACCGGGCCGAGGAGTGGCTGCCGGGGCCGGTGCTGGCGCAACTTGGCCGCAAGGCAGCACAGTTGCTGGACTTCACCCCCGAGATCCGGGGTCCGCAGCCGGACCCGCGGTTGCAGGCCTTTCCTGGAGTGGCTGGGCCCCAGCCGACCGCCTACCCCCTGACGCCGCCCCTCCATGCCCCGTCCGCGTACTCTCCCACGGGCCCGGCGCACTTCGGTGCCGCGCCGGGATACGGACCGCAGGCGCCACCGGCACCCGCGGGCCCGCCCGGCCGACCCTTCGTCCCGGCTGGAGACAGTAACGGCTCACACCTGCGGCGCGGGTGGGGCCTGGCGATGGCAACGATCGCGCAACTGGCCGTGGTGCTCGCAACGTCGGCGACCACCGTGCTGCTGTATGACGCCCTGAGAGACCTCGGATCGGACGCTTCGTCCCGGGAGTGGATGGTCACTGCCCATTTTGCGGCCTTCGGTGCGCTGCTCTTCGTCGGAGGACACCTTGCGGACCTCATCGGGCGCAAGACGACGCTCCTCATCGGCCTGACCGGCTTCGCCATGGCCACCGCGGTCCAAGCCTCGGCCGCCAACCCCGACATGATGCTCTGGGGGTACATCGCCCAGGGAGTCTTCGCGGCCCTGATCACCCCGGCCTCGTTCGCACTGGTCGCCGCCCTCTTCACCGAGCCGAGCGCGCGTGCGAAGGCTTTCGGGGTCTACTCCCTGGTAGGTCTGGGGGGTGCAGCGCTGAGCCTCTTCCTGGCGGTGCCGCTCGCCCAGGTCCTGCCGTGGCGGGTGTTGCTGTTCGTCACTGTCCTCCTGGCCGTCATCGCCCTCGTCGGCACAGCCACCCTGGTCCGTGACCTACCGGACCGCACCCAGGCTGGATTCGACGCACCCGGCGCGCTCCTGGGCACACTCGCAGTCGCGGCCGTCATCTTCTCCATCGACCGGTCGACGATACTCGGCTGGGGGACTCCTTTGATCCCCCTCTGCCTCACCAGTGGCGTCCTCCTGATGGCGGCCTTCTTCTGGCGGCAGACGAGGACCGAGGGCGGCGCGATCCTGCCGTCGTACGACACGGGGGCCCGAGAGCGTCTCGGCGCACTGATCACCCTGTTCCTGAACGGACTCGCCCTCGCCTTCGCGGTCCCGATGCTCGGCGAATTCCTGTGGTCCGTCGGGCCCTGGCTCGGCCTCGTGGCGTTCTTGGTGATGGCCGGCTCCTTCGTCATCGGCTCCCTGCTGGTCTCCGCCTGGTTGCCCCGTATCGCGCCCCGCGTTTTGCTGGTGCCGGGTCTGCTACTCGCCGCGGTAGGTGTACTGCTCATCAGTCTGGGCATGGCCTCCCTCTACGGGGCCCTCCCCGGCATGATCTGCCTTGGCTTCGGGCTGGGGATGGCCGGCACGGTGCTCTACTCGACCGTCACCGAAGGCATCGCCCCGCAGGACTCCGGCGGTCGGGCGGCCCTCGCCATCACGGGCCAGGAGCTGGGCGATTCAGCCGCTGCCGCCCTGGTCGGTGGGTCGGCTGGCCTGCATACGCTGGAAGGCGCCGGCCTCGGAGTTCTGTACATGTCGGCCGGAGCCCTGCTGATCGCTGCATTGGTCGGAGGGCTATTGATCAAAGGCCCACGACGCGGGCTGAGCGGCGGTGCCACGAGGCCCAGGGAGGCGCCCTGACCCCCTCCTGCCCTTTGCGCGTAACAGTCGGGGGGCCGGTTCGGCGGTCACGGCGGTAGAAGCCGATCCCATGGGCCACTGCCGTGAGCAGTGACGCGATACAAACCTTCTGGGTCGCTCACAGCGCGGGCGACCTGGACGCGCGCGTGAACGACTCCCCGCGCGGCGAGGACGAGGACGAGGTCGCGGCGCTCTCGAGCCGCTTCGCGACCCGAAACAGGACTGGCGAGCCAGTCGGTGAAGAGGACGGGGTGCCCGGGATCTCTGGCCGGTCCGGGGCGGTTCACTCGTTGGTGAGTCCCGCTTGGTGGGAGAGGATCGCGGCCTGGACGCGGTTGTCGGCACCGAGTTTGGACAGCACGTTGCTGACGTGGGCTTTCACAGTGGATTCCGACATGAACAAGGTGGCGGAGATAGAGGCGTTGGACAGTCCTTGGCCGACCAGGACGAGGACTTCCCGTTCGCGCGGGGTCAGGGTGCCGAGGCGTGCGCGCAGGGCGGGGTCGACGGCTGGTCTGGCGGTATGAGCGGTGGAGAGGACTCGCCGGGTGACGGAGGGGGACAGCACTGCGTCTCCGGCAGCGACGCTGCGTACGGCGTGGATGAGGTCTCTGGGCTGGGTGTCCTTGCGGAGATAGCCCGAGGCGCCGGCCTGTACGGCCTCGTCGACGTATTCGTCGAGGGTGAAGGTGGTCAGGATGATCACCTTGGGCGGATCGGGCATGGTGGTCAGACGTCGCGTGGCGGTCAGGCCGTCGAGGCGGGGCATGCGGATGTCCATGAGTACGACTTCGGGGGTGAGGGCCCGGGCCTGGGTGAGGGCGTCCTCGCCGTCGGCGGCCTCGCCGATGACAGTGATGTCGTCGGCTGACTCCAGGATGGTGCGCAGTCCGGCGCGGACCACGGCGTCGTCGTCGGAGATCAGGATGGTGATCAAGGGGCCGACTCCTTGTGGGGTGCGTGTGCCGGTCCGGTGACCGGGATGTATGCCTGTACCCGAAAGCCGCCTTCGGGAGTGGCGCCGGAGTGGAAGGTGCCGCCGAGCAAGTCAACGCGTTCCCGCATGCCGATGAGGCCGAACCCGCCGCTGGGGAGGGGGGACGTGCCGCGCTGCGGGGGCCGTTCGTTGACGATGTCCAGCCGCACGGCGCCCGGGAGGCGTTCGAGACTGACGCGGGTGCGGGCGCCGGGTGCGTATTTCGCGGCGTTGGTGAGCGCCTCTTGGACCAGCCGGTACACAGTGCGCTGTGTGT contains these protein-coding regions:
- a CDS encoding bifunctional serine/threonine protein kinase/MFS transporter, which encodes MEQLTGQDPTHIGPYRLIARLGEGGMGLVYLGRSDLGRTVAVKVVQAEHAQHPEFRRRFTREVAAARRVGGNWTAAVLDADTEAAVPWVATQYIPGPDLTTVVGKDFGPLPEHSVHILANRLALALQAVHEAGLIHRDLKPSNVLVTVDGPRVIDFGIARALDSIGGDSLLTRTGMLIGSPGFMSPEQVRGHELTAANDMFCLGAVLVYAATGRLLFGATDTGLNAHLFRIAEEEADLTGVPDSLVDLVSECLAKDPALRPTPAQVVERTVTHRAEEWLPGPVLAQLGRKAAQLLDFTPEIRGPQPDPRLQAFPGVAGPQPTAYPLTPPLHAPSAYSPTGPAHFGAAPGYGPQAPPAPAGPPGRPFVPAGDSNGSHLRRGWGLAMATIAQLAVVLATSATTVLLYDALRDLGSDASSREWMVTAHFAAFGALLFVGGHLADLIGRKTTLLIGLTGFAMATAVQASAANPDMMLWGYIAQGVFAALITPASFALVAALFTEPSARAKAFGVYSLVGLGGAALSLFLAVPLAQVLPWRVLLFVTVLLAVIALVGTATLVRDLPDRTQAGFDAPGALLGTLAVAAVIFSIDRSTILGWGTPLIPLCLTSGVLLMAAFFWRQTRTEGGAILPSYDTGARERLGALITLFLNGLALAFAVPMLGEFLWSVGPWLGLVAFLVMAGSFVIGSLLVSAWLPRIAPRVLLVPGLLLAAVGVLLISLGMASLYGALPGMICLGFGLGMAGTVLYSTVTEGIAPQDSGGRAALAITGQELGDSAAAALVGGSAGLHTLEGAGLGVLYMSAGALLIAALVGGLLIKGPRRGLSGGATRPREAP
- a CDS encoding response regulator, with amino-acid sequence MITILISDDDAVVRAGLRTILESADDITVIGEAADGEDALTQARALTPEVVLMDIRMPRLDGLTATRRLTTMPDPPKVIILTTFTLDEYVDEAVQAGASGYLRKDTQPRDLIHAVRSVAAGDAVLSPSVTRRVLSTAHTARPAVDPALRARLGTLTPREREVLVLVGQGLSNASISATLFMSESTVKAHVSNVLSKLGADNRVQAAILSHQAGLTNE